The genomic segment ataagCATGTGTTTCGAAGCACTCATTACGTAGATAAGTTGACCACATAAAATATATCACCTCCTGTAATTATACACAGCGGTCTCAATTGGGACAAGCCTTAGATTTTACGGCTTATTGTTGAGGCTAATGTGTCTAATTAAAGgaagtaacatattttaatttattaactTATCTACGTACCCAATGCTAGAGAATGTAAGCATAAACTTTTCTAAAATTTGAGCTGCAAGTGTCTAATAAGAACACATTATCATGTGTTCATGTGCTCAATTGAAACATCCTGTAGTTTGAGAGTCTAAATGAAATATACTAACAAGTTATTGAGTTCAGGTGGAACAACCATTATTGTTAAGGGTTTGGCAGAACTCAATATCTTTTTTCGAactctatttatttttaaaaaattatataatatgTATAGTTAATATATTCAGAACTCaataagcaaaaacaaaaatgattATGATCTAGAATGTAcccataaattaaaattttgattctGCCATGTCGATTCTATCAGCTTTAGAGCCTGTTTGAATTAGCTTATTTTGGGTGCTTTAAAGCACTTTCGTAATGTttaggtaaaaataaaaaaaaaatgctcttaagctaaaataacaaaaataagtcaaaagtcaTCAATTAAAATAGCTTATAATTCATAAgttataagcccatccaaacaagttATTAATCAATCATAAAAGAGAACCGAACAATTCTCCAAATTAATATAAGACCAATCACAAGTCTCAGTACTATGTGATACCTTCCTCCAAAATCTTCTACAGTACTAAAAGAATCTAAAATCATGAGAAAAGTATATTACTGCTACATAGGAATACACAACATGAAGATATATCCAATACtgataggaaaaaaaaaaaactttttgggCTGAGAATTGTCCCATTGGATCTGTAAgcctttttatttcttcaaaagtgGGCTAGTTTTGAGTATTATCAAAAAGTGGGCAATTCtgcttcttttggggtggtctttaaattttgcccctcatatttaaaatttttaaattttgcccttctgCTAAAActcataggttccaggttcgaactcacacacagtcaaaattttaaaaacaattcgcaaggcagagtttaaaattcgctatgcccccaccggcatacacttgtgaaggaattaccaaagttatgccgggaccgcatacttatgccttatgggcgtacttggcataagtatgtcgggtccgcataattttgataattccttcacaagtttatgcgggtccgataaaagtttgcccattgaTGTATGCCCCTACTTTTGCcttgaagatatatatatatatatatatatatatatatatatatatatatatatgtattttttttaaacttttcaaggtaaacttttagtaatgccttaactaaaagtgtgtcccataaaacataactaaaagtatgccccataaggcgtaagttttccttaaggcataactaagagtttgccttataaggcaaagtttaaattttgctatGCCCCCTCCCGtagagacttttagttatgtttaactataAGTTCGCATcggagggcggacttttagttatgtttaactaaaagtacgccggaGGGGGGGcttttgccttatatatatatatatatatatattttttttttacttttcaaggtaaacttttagttattccttaactaaaagtatgcccaaagacataactaaaagtatgcccataagaACTTTTTTAtgcataacttaaactttgccttataaggcaaagtctatgccttaaggaaaattttcttcttgggcataattttgttatgccttaactaaaattacgcccccataaggcataactaaactatgccttaggaaaaattctgccttatggggcaaacttttagttatgctggatccggcataactttagcttttccttaaagattgtatgccggatccggcatacactcccccAGTCCTGCcttgtgaaattatttttttattttatgcttgagcgggggttcgaacccagaacttcaTGTATTCGCCCATCTTTCCAAGCGAAGGGcacaacttaaagaccacaaatatgaggggcaaaatttaaagatcacaaatttgaggggcaaaatttaaagaccaccccaaaagaagggcaatccgcgcaaaaaaatgtcaaaaagtTTGTAGTGATGAAAATGCCATAGTGGGCAAAGAGTCTGACAAATCTCAATCCATTGGCCAATTGCCAATTTGCCAGCAAACACTCATCCAAGGACAATCTAGATTTTTAAAGGGTACGTAAACATAGTTACTGTTCAATTTCTGCAATTGCAAAATAGTTACTCCTATAAAATTTCTAATTCCATAGGTAAAACTTCAAAATATGGTCATGtaacttcaaatttcaaatccaGAATACTATAAGTTCAGatgtgaaatttgaaattcCATAGCAAagtctatttttaaaaaacatggCCAAAAAGTGGCCAGTAAACTTAAATTATATAGCATAAGTGTGATCTTATGTTATGCAAACATGTTAAAATTATTCttatagtatatatgtacaaataGTTCAAGTCCAAACCAATAAGTTTAGTCGAATCCGCCTTAAATTTGTCTCTATATATAAGTCGGATAGAGAGTTCTGTCATGTGTGTGTGCCTACACCTAGGGGACGTAGCTACCTTTAATAAAAGGGGGTTCAACTGAATCTCGTTGTCAGAAAATACTATCATGTAAAAAGAGTATAAAATACattttccatatatacatatatacagttgatttttatttatttttttgaaataagaaAAGTTTCTAGTGTGCAATGGCAAAAGTGGTAAACAAGTATAGCAAGAAGCAATGCAGGTGTTTATTTAGAGCAGTAGTGAAGAACAAAAGACAAGTTAAATTCCAGTATGATCCTTCAAGCTATGCTCTCAACTTTGATGATGGGAACTTTGATATGGGAGACAGAGACAGGGCATTTAGGACATTTCACCAGCAAGCTACTAAACTTCAGAGTTGTTCTAAAACTAGTACTACTACTACTTCATATAGTCATTTTCTGCTTCACTTATTACCTCATTTCTTTTGAATAGTTTGAGTTTTTATTTTACTGCAGTCATTGTCGGGTCAGTTTGTGCAAGCCTCGATTATTTTGCCGAGCAAGCAGCTTCCCATCATCACATGTATTTGTGTTGCCCACCGAACTTAGGCAGCAGCGGCAGAACAAGATGGAGGGAAGGGGTTCATCTGAATCTCTTTCGCTGGGAAATTATACCGGGTGAATAGCATTTAGATACTCGAACTacgacaaaaaaataaaaggtgtAAGGGGCAAAATCCAAATGAGATATTCTTACAGCTGCCAAAATTAGTCTGTCTAAACCTAGCAACTGCACTATATATTATCTATCCGCACAGTGTAATTTTCTAACAAAAGAGTATCAATTGATATTCCTTGGACAAACCGTCGTTTCCCCAAAGATGGATGAGATCCTTTCAATACTTTTAACTAGAAATTTTGAATTCGAgtcttgaaaatgaaaaagtttaTGATATAGAGGCATTTTCCTTCAATGAATCTTATGCAGCGCATCAAAATTACTTGAGCCTGACTACTGAATAATTAAttacacaagaaaataaaaggtgAAGGGAGCAAATCCAAATGAGATATTCTAAAATCTGCTACGATCAGTCTATCTAAAACTATTAGAGGTGCAAAATACATGTGGGAATCTCACTTAACATTATTCTCATCGAGCCAAGCATCAGTTCAGCACTTTACACTTATTCTATTACTAATATCTTTTGCAATTATCAAGAAAAAATGATTTCTtctttcttaattaattaaagtacACACGATGAAGATCTTGTTTTATCTTCATCCATAAATTTCCTTATTAACTATATTATATCTGTCCGTCTGAACTAATACATTATGCACTCAAAAGCAAAGACAATGAATTCTTTTTACTtacatatgtatgtgtgtgtatactCACCTAATATTTGAGGAAAAACAAGAGAGAAAAATGGTTCTTTATGTTTGAGTAGGTTCCAAGTaatcttttaaaatatatttttgagcagtttttgattttttaagttTGTAATAAATGAACACGCGCGTTTTGTTCTGCGAATATTTTAACAAACTCTGTCGGTTAGATTTGAGGATTGGTGGAATACAATGACAATCCCTTATAGTTATCAGTATATTTCACTTAGATACTCGATCTACGACAAGTTTCAATTGAGCATCTAAACATATGATAAAGTTTCCTACTATTAAACACTCCAACTCAACTTTTGAAAAAATCTCAAGCACGATTACGTAGATTAATTGAACACATAAAATATGACACcttctttaattatacacatcagccTCAATTGGAACAAGCCTTAGATTTTACGGCTTTTTGCAGATGTGTATAATCAAAGGACatgacatatttatatttattgacTTATCTTCGTAACGAGCGCTTGTGAACGCACACATAAGTTTCTCCAAAATTTGAGCGGCAAGTGTCTAATAGGTAACACGTACGTTATGTGTTATGTATTGGCAGGTTCTTATCTGAAAATGTTCAGATGGTCCAATATGATAAAAACCGTAGTTGAgagtttaaaataaaatatcttcAATTATATCAAGTTCACGTAAACCGGTAAGCAGTACTGTGGATCATTCTCTGCCGTTCTTAGAGATGGAGCCACCATTATAGTATATCTTTTTTTCAAACTCTATATCTAttaagataatatatatatatatacataactcaGTAAGTAAAAAACATAACACACAAATTTTGAATTCACCTCTAACAGTCTATCACCTTTAGTCCTTAGTCAATCATAAAGGGAAACATAATAATTCTCAAATTTATATAACCAATCACAATTCACAGTACTATGTTATCAATTCCTCCAAAATCTTCTACAGTTCCAAAAGAATCTAAAATCACGAGAAAAGTATATTACTGCTGCACAGGAAAACAACAGGAAGATGTATCCAATTTCTGAGAGAAAATTTCTTAGTGGGCTGAAAATTGTCCCATTGGACCTGTAAGCCTTTTCATCTCTTCAAAAGTGGGCTAGTTTTGAGTATTATCAAAGAGTTTGCACTGATGAAAATACCAAAGTGGGCAAAGAGTCTGACAAATCTCAATCCATTGGCCAATTGCCAGCAAACTCATCCAAGGAGAATCTAGATTTTAAAGGCTAAAATTCACAAatagttatttttcaatttctgCAATTGAAAAACAGTTAGTgctataaaatttcaaatttcatagGTAAAACTTTAAAGTATTATCGtggaattttaaattttacagGTGAAACACCAGCTATTATCATGAAATTTCAGATTGGAATTTGAAACTTCATAACAATGTCTATTTTGTAAAGACATAGCCAAAAAGTGGCTAGTAAACTTAAGTTATATATGCAGCTACAATAGGTTTGATCTTATGTTATGCatacattttaaaattattcttatatatatgtacagatAGTTCAAATCCAACACAATAAGTTTAGTTGAATCTGCCTTAAATTTATCTCTATATACAAGTCTGACAGAGAGTTGTGTGTGTGCCTACACCTAGGGGACGTAGCTACCTTTAATAAAGAGGATTCAATCGAATTTCTTTGTCGAAAACTTATGTCATGTAAAAAGAGTATGAAATACATtttccacatatatataacttgttgaattttttgaaataagaaAAGTTTCTAGTGTGTAACGGCAAAAGTGGTTCAAAATTTACTTGAGGTTGCAAGTTCAAAATTCAAGTGTGGCGTCATatattttcttgaacattctttTGTTAAAATTCCTGGCTCCGTCCAGGCATATAATGTGCCTATGGCCTAAGAGCCACCCACAACCAACGTCCTCAAATGATCACCTAAAGTAGTAGAAATATCGTCCATTTGTCACTTTTCGACCATGTCTTTGAAAAATAACCACTATCATGGAGCTTTAAATTCCACAAGCAAAACTTGAATGAAATTTAATACTCTATGACAATACCATTTTTTAATTACAGGACTAAAAATGTACTTTATGCATTTTACCCCCTAAAGGATGTGTACATAACAGATGATGCCAAAATCAAAGACAAAAAAATGGATAATTTACAAAGGCCCATGAGATAGGATgggccaagaagaagagggacaAAAGGGAATTTTGATGAGAATGCAGAAAAAGCTAAAAGCGGCTTTGTGTGTGCAGACAAGAAGGAAAGATAGTAAAGGAAATTCACAAATTCGTACCATCTGTAAGATTGCCTTTTTTTGGAGACAATTGGAGTTTCAACAAAAATAGCCATTCTTTGATTTGATGGATCAAAGAAGGTCTTATCCTCCACTATTCGTTAGCAGGCTAATTTCCAAGAATTAAATCACGGACCTTAGGTTCCTTTCAAGGAATCAACGTCCATCCAAgcacttaaattaaaaatattcagCGGATTTGTATAATATATGCATAATATACGTATACTAAATAGAAAACATAAACAGTAAACCGACTGGCTATTTGTGTAAAGATCCCTTTTTCAGCTTTCAACATAGAGTAAATTTCACTAATAGTCATTTTTTTGCTCCTGtaattaaaaatttcaaatttcacgTATGAGACTTCACCCGTAGAACTTGAAACTCCATAATAGTAGCTATTTTCCAAAGATAATATTGGAAGTTGCAGTTGGCGttatttaaaattcaaagtttgAAATCACAAGAGAGATTAGTGCTACAAAGTTAAACCTGAGAGATGACTCTGaaattattcatatatatacgtattggagaaatatttacgaaacgtaacgacgcttttcattatttacaaaacataacgatatattacgaaacatgacggattttcatatatttttcgtttttttatttttttttccggaaaatatatatattttttataaaaaaatattttttaaaaaaaatatttttatttttaaaaaataatttttatatatattttttaaaaattttaaaattttttttttggctcaaaggcttaaaaaattacctcaaatttcgtgtatgaaagttgtatgaaaaatgtatgaaatatgtatgtgtgagctcttcaaatttttttaatataattttcatatacaaaatttggaAATGAAAACTTTAAGcgcttgaatattgtatgaaaattgttacaatgttattgtagttgtattaattttccaaaacctaatatgaactttatatacaaaaaatgtgaatgaaattctaagtcttgagggAGATATACGCATTTCATACTATTCTCATGCACgtaaaattttgagcgtaatgtttaagccttgatcaaggtatacacatttcatacgttctttatacataaaatttgagcgaactttttaagccttgagcaagatatacgcatttcatacacaaaaatttgagcgattattttaagtcttgaatattgtatcaaagttgtatacaatgttattgtagttgtattaattttacataacatgaactttatacacggaaatgtgagcgaaattttaagacatgagcaagatacaaatttcatattgttttcatacacacaattttaaGCGAATTTTTAatccttgaacgagatatacatatttatacatttttcataccgttttttcatacactaaattttgagcaaactttttaagtcttgagcgagatatataCGCATTTCATAtgactttcatacataagtttttgagcaaaaaaaaaatattaatttaaaaaaaaaaaaaaaatttaaaaaaatttaaaaaatatttttttaaaaaaaataaaaaataatttttaaaaatatattttaaaaaaaaaaaaatttaaaaaatataaaacacattttgtataggatttttaatgttatgttttgtaaatataaaaaaaagctATCGTCGCGTTTaagtaaatatttctccttaagatgtatatatatgtcaaagaccctTAATTTAATCTAAGCATAAAACTTCATATGTTTAAATTCAAAATACATAGTATTACTTTACTATCAGAGGCGGATTTTGAATTTAAACTTGATATGTTCAATCTTTGTGATTTCACTACTGACCACAATGTATATTTGcaatcatgatttcatattaATTAAAATCTTAATCTCTTTTAACATAATTATTTTCGCTCAGTATAAGAGATATTGAATTCAGTTGAACTCTTCAAATGTATAGAATCCGCTTATGTTAACTATGATTAAATGATAAAAAGCAATATGTATAATACGTATACCTCATATTTATTTTGCTTAATGCAAacactaagtaggcgtttgttCATGCAAATCAGCGTTTGTTTATgcaatttgcacaaaatttcaatttcaatcaaaatttcaatttcagcttcaacttcatatcatgatttcaaatcacaaATTCTTCAAAAGGTGTGGtttgggattccaaatcatgatttcaaattttattaatgtaaacttgacccataagtttatatatgtaaaaaaaagattcataagttggtagatatatttactaACCATGTTTACCAATCATTTATATCGAATATTAAAAGATTTGCAAGTTGATAGTATATTAAGATATTGTCcataccatgtgggaggattatattaaagaatagttacactacaactcatgtttagtttttttttttttttaattgaactaaagtttgatcaattgatgttgtattttttagaaaagcgcctagtagcgtattaattttgttataggCTGAATTCTCATTTGATAAGATTGTATAAAATTGGGAAAGTTTTAATGGTTTTCATGTTACAACCGTGGGAGTTTTTATGTACGTGAAAAAATACTGGCTTAAAATCAAATTACATATACAAAAACTTCAAATCATCATGATTTTACCGATTTAAATCATCTTCCACAATTTCCTACCGAACGACGAATTGAGTGAATTTATGCTCATAAGTTATATGGACCATGCACCCTTTGTTTTTGTCACCTTACAACTAATTTGATAGTGATACTAGCATGTAGTGGGCTCTCTTCCCCACAGCCTATAACCCCCACACACACCagaattctttttttctctctctggATCATGGAATTTGAGTCTCCCAATGCAAGAAAAAGTGTTACACGTATGAAGATACTGAAACTGGTAGGGGCATAGCTTCTTTAAAAGACCCAAAAGATCTCCATTTTTGTGTTTCCATTTGCTTTCCATTGAATACAACCAAACCccacaaaaagaaaaggaaaaaagattaCATTTTTCTTCAGGTTGATTGCCATTTCCAAACACCCTTTTGgccttttttctttgttcttgatAGTTTTTGCTATATACAAATGTGGTAACTTGAAATAAACACAAAAAGATCAAAACTTGCTAGTTAAACCTGGCTATACAGAACATAGGTTGTTGCAGGGATTTGCTTTCCTCAGTCTCTTTTCATGTCCAAGATTGGCATGTTCAAACACCCTTTTGGccttttctttgttcttgatAGATTACAAATGTGAACTTGAGCTAAACACAAAAGGATCAAATCTTGCAAGTTAATTTTGGTTCCTTGATTTTTATCATGGGTGGATTTGTGAGAAGCTTTTTATGGGTAAACAATTATAGCAAGAAGCAATGCAAGTGTTTATTTGGGAGAATGAGAGCAGTAGTGAAGAACTTAgcagtgaagaagaaaagacaaGGTAAATTCCAGTATGATCCTTCAAGTTATGCTCTCAACTTTGATGATGGAAACTTTGATATGGGAGACAGAGACAGGGCATTTAGGACATTTCAGCAGCAAGCTACTAAACTTCAGAGTTGTTCTAAAACCAGTACTACTACTACATTGGTTTATGTACTATGGATGGAGACTTAAAAATTCTTACCATTTCATCATATGATCATTTTCTGCTTCACTTGTTAGCTCATTTCATTTGAATAGTTTGAGTTTTTATTTTACTGCAGTCAttcttttatctcttttttatAACGGTTGTGTCGGGTCAGTTTGTGCATGCCACGACTATTCTGTCGAGCAAGCTGCTTTCCATAATCACATGTATTTGCATTGCCCACCGAATTTAGGCAGCAACAGCGGAACAAGATGGAGGGAAGGGGTTCATCTGAATCTCTTTCGCAGGGTAAGTATGCCCGGTTAATAGCACAAAAATGATGTTTTtagttatataaaaattaaacaaactTTTTGGGTATATATAAATTGTTAAAGGGATTGAAGATTCTAGTGTAATGGTGTATGGGTTCAAAATTTGTTTCACATCACAAGTTCAAATTCTAACTGTGACAtttccaagtttttttttttaatcgccTAATATAGAATTCTGGCTTCGTCACTGTTAGGTAGATGAGATCATGAGAAAACATTATTGCAGTCATGCTCGATTATAAGTTTTGATTTAGTGAGTTCCTATTACTGTAGGGATTTAGAAATTTAAACCAATATGGCATTCACGGAACTTGGATAGCTCTTGATTATTCTGTTTATATATTACTgcaaaaaaatatgattttagTACATCGTCAAACATATCTGGCGAACAAATGAAACATCATAACATTTTGGAGAAATAAAAAAGGGATTGAAGAGGAAGACTTGGTTCTGAAGTTTTTGATTTTTGACTGAATTCTGGAATGGAGTCATAATGTATCGGTGTCtttattttgagtttttgacAGATTGGGATTAATAgcttattttctttataaacACTCCACAAATTTCAAACACAAAGGTTATGATTATGAAAAGCACAAATCAATTTATGAAACCTTGTACGATAAGCAAGTACAAACCATGTTCATGTACATCGATTGATAAACAGACACGTCAATCTACCAGGCTAACATCAATTTGAGAAAccataatataataaaaatgaatCTCCTAGTAACAAGCAGCTATAGTtatattaaaagaagaaagatacATCATCTTCAAGCAATTTTCAGTAAAAGTGCGATACAAGCAAGTTGTGGATCATGTATCAAGGAACATACAGTCATCCTTCAAACAGCAGGATCTTCCAGTGTAGCAGTCGATAGATCATTTATGCGCGGATAAATGGCTTTTTCACCAAGCTGATTTTGTGCCCATATTAACATCTTCAATAGGCTTGGTAGCTTTGGATCTGTTTAATCAAAGATTAATCATAAAAATAGCATTTCATACCATGATCTTATACACATAAATATTCCTAATTATGTTATTATCACACAAAATCTTTTCATTGATTGGGTGTGCCAAATATAAAACCAACAAAAGCTTTTTCAAACACAGCAGACTTTGAAAATCTTTAAATGCACCAACCCCGCCAAAACcccccaaacacacacacacacacaaaccaaACCCTCTTCCTGAGAAATGTGAGGAGGATCATCAACTATGATATTTAATGGAAAGTACTAAGGAGACTAACCCTTTTCATGGCTTTGGCTGGTGAGGATTGCAGCATTGACCTCGCTTGCGGTCTTTAGCCGCTGCGATACATCTAGAAGCTCTCCAATTGGACAGTTGGATACATCTTCAAAGGCCAATAGTGCAACAGTCTTCTCTAATTCTTCTAAGAAACTTTGCTGCAAAAAAGTAGTCAAATCCATCATGCACTAAAGAAGGATGGGTTACACATAGGATTGTGTCAACCAAAGCTTTTTTCTAAGAGTAAAAGTTAGTTTCAATCTCAAGCCAAGTCATCCGAAACAAATATAGATTTTGCCATACGCTCCAAAGAGATTTAGCGAAATGAAGAGGATAGATTTATGTATTAATAGTTACATTTTCCTCTCCCCTTGGAGCTAGCTCCTCTTGAGCAAACTCCAAAGCCTCCTCAACCTTTCCATTCCTTATCAACTCTATCAGCCTTTGTTGCTGGAGGTGGAAAAAGAGCTGGGGGTTTGTATCCAGTATCTGCATTCAAGAAGGTAAAACTATGTTAAGATTAACCAAAAATATTATCAACCTAATTTGCAATTCATGATAAGCAGGTGTTcattttgcaaaatttcaaTTCCCAAGTCTGAAGATCTCTTAAACGGTAAGCTTTTTAGATGATAAAAGAGAAAGTTAAAAGAAACACACAAAGCATGCATGCATACGAAACACCTGCTGCACAATAACAATAAAACAAGGAAAGATAAAGAGAGTGGGGGAGAGAGAGAAGCACCTACCATAATTGTTTTTTCTAGGGGAAAGGGGTAGCAAGGGGTGTGCTTGGGTTTGGCACATCCTTGATCGGATATCAAATATggatatcaaatatattataaggtAATAATAGGAGGACTTTGTCCTCAactttttattcctttttcatttctaTTCAAGAAATTCTCCTTTAATCCCACAAAACTAAAACACAAAAGATATCACTGGATATCTAGCTTCTTATCAGAAACACTCTCCATAGCGCTCTTCCAATTCAATCATCATATTTGATCCTATATTTACATCTCATGGATCTCTAGCTCTTTTTTTAAAGGAGAAATCAGAATTCAGTGAGATGTAACATATAGAATCAACTAATGAAATTGATTATTTGCATTTAGAAACCGCAATTCCATTAAGGCtcatgtcaattttttttataatgatgGTGTTAATGCTAGATTGTGCTCACCTCGACTATTCAACCGGACACCTGCTATCTTCCACAGTCCCACCACACGTGTCAATAACTTTGCCCACCAAGGCTTAGGTAGATGTGAAGAAATCACCTACTGATTTTTGCCTCTGCTTGGATTTGAACGTCAATGTATTCTTTTTATATTGGACAAACTTGAAGAGCATATCTTCTATAttaatttacttattttaaaacCATTACTCTCTAAAATGTTTCTCCAATTCAAGCTTTTAATTGGCTCTTGCTAATTTCATCAACTAACATAATATCGTCCATGAATAGCATACACCATGACCCTATTCTGTAAACTATTACTTAAATCATCCATAAACTAACGTAAGCAAGTAGATCCCAATGTAAGCCCACGGCCCAAGCTATGGAAACTCCTCTTTATCCCCTCCAACTAATTTCACACTTATGACTGCTcctttatacatatttttatggCATTTATGTATTCAATAGGGattcctttcttttctcaaTTTGTGTGTGGCatacctcttttttttcttcttttttttttccaacctcCATCGAAGGACCTTTCTCTGCGCTCTATATATGTTTTCTGCAGGACAATAAATATGATATGAAGATCCTTTATTTTCTCCCCCAAGAACTTCTATTAATCTTCTTAGCAAAAATTTAGCGTTTATAGTAGACCTACCAACCCGTTTCTATCACCCTTGTAGCATCCCTACGTCTATGCTCTATAATTCGTTTTTAATGTTTCATGATATAACCCATAAGTTTAATATGCCAACTACTCACACAACTTTgaaaatttcct from the Lycium ferocissimum isolate CSIRO_LF1 chromosome 11, AGI_CSIRO_Lferr_CH_V1, whole genome shotgun sequence genome contains:
- the LOC132038530 gene encoding protein GID8 homolog isoform X2, giving the protein MVVATSKKVITREEWEKKLNDVKIRKEDMNRLVMNFLVTEGYVEAAEKFRKESGTDPDIDLATITDRMAVKKAVQAGNVEDAIEKVNDLNPEILDTNPQLFFHLQQQRLIELIRNGKVEEALEFAQEELAPRGEENQSFLEELEKTVALLAFEDVSNCPIGELLDVSQRLKTASEVNAAILTSQSHEKDPKLPSLLKMLIWAQNQLGEKAIYPRINDLSTATLEDPAV
- the LOC132038530 gene encoding protein GID8 homolog isoform X1 — protein: MSLFWTVICELAEIQSMATSKKVITREEWEKKLNDVKIRKEDMNRLVMNFLVTEGYVEAAEKFRKESGTDPDIDLATITDRMAVKKAVQAGNVEDAIEKVNDLNPEILDTNPQLFFHLQQQRLIELIRNGKVEEALEFAQEELAPRGEENQSFLEELEKTVALLAFEDVSNCPIGELLDVSQRLKTASEVNAAILTSQSHEKDPKLPSLLKMLIWAQNQLGEKAIYPRINDLSTATLEDPAV